The following are from one region of the Siniperca chuatsi isolate FFG_IHB_CAS linkage group LG13, ASM2008510v1, whole genome shotgun sequence genome:
- the LOC122886303 gene encoding semaphorin-6B-like, which produces MCVAAMATVAPPFTFLLLLLQLADGSFPEEPSPLSYVPVEVVRRYPVFLGRAHRSAQRQELHIQTVLQVNRTLYIGARDDLYRVELDNMAGDEMFYSKKRTWESNKNDIRVCRMKGKHEGECRNFIKVLLSQHGGLFVCGTNAFNPLCANYTRDTLEMVGEPVSGMARCPYDPRHANVALFADGSLFTGTVTDFLAIDAVIYRSLGDSPALRTVKHDSKWFREPYFVSSMEWGPHIYFFFREMAMEFHHLEKVMVSRVARVCKADLGGSQRVLEKQWTTFLKARLNCSVPGDSHFYFNLLHATSNIIHMQGRDVILGLFSTPPNSIPGSAVCVFDMQQLAHVFEGRFKEQKSPESIWTPVPDEAVPKPRPGGCAVQGSRFSSSTTLPDEVLNFVKTHPLMDETVPLLGHRPWVVKTMGRYQLTSMVVDTEAGPHKNRTVLFLGSTRGTILKFLMIPIGDSVSHSSVFLEEVEGFNPEKCGEDSPQARQLLSLSLDRTSHTLLLAFPSCLVRVPTSRCHLHSRCMKSCLASRDPYCGWTRGSTCSFLRPGTRLPFQQDVEYGNTTSHLGDCDGILQQSLLIEPESLVSLNLLVASAVSAFTIGAALSGLAVCWIMAHKPTNRRHGNTSQSSIQRRERGLLSNGGGMGGSVLSVTRQGGGERPCSQGGETLFVMPNGWVKSGELDPGFLPTPEHTPQQKRRGLRLSDSNSGGWDTSQTYLGGGSVGLGSPCRIPPSVYLTTRLFQQGGGGRHSGEGRGNDTPRQHYVCLSKQEKGGKGTPKAPLRKSAGEYVYPMTPQDSPERRRVVSAPSAPMEYGEPLPLRWPAPEGYILSSHGMVPVPLPPASMPAPSGQAYVSQQHAPGLSRALLRGALERGELGELVDLSQLMSKKNCSDRTQAGQ; this is translated from the exons agATGACTTGTACAGAGTGGAGCTGGATAACATGGCAGGTGATGAGATGTTCTACAGCAAG AAACGGACATGGGAATCCAATAAGAATGACATTCGAGTGTGCCGGATGAAGGGCAAACATGAG GGAGAGTGCCGTAATTTCATCAAGGTTTTGCTCAGCCAGCATGGTGGCCTGTTTGTATGTGGAACAAACGCCTTCAACCCGCTTTGTGCCAACTACACT AGAGACACTCTAGAAATGGTGGGAGAGCCTGTCAGTGGGATGGCACGGTGCCCATATGATCCAAGACATGCCAATGTGGCTTTATTTGCAG atgGAAGTCTCTTTACAGGTACTGTGACAGACTTCCTGGCCATCGATGCGGTGATCTATCGCAGCCTTGGCGACAGCCCCGCCCTCCGCACAgtcaaacacgactccaaatggtTCAGAG AGCCCTACTTTGTGAGCTCCATGGAGTGGGGGCCtcatatttatttcttcttcagaGAGATGGCCATGGAATTTCATCATCTAGAGAAG GTGATGGTGTCCCGTGTGGCTCGCGTGTGTAAGGCAGACCTGGGTGGCTCTCAGCGCGTCCTTGAGAAACAGTGGACCACATTCCTGAAGGCACGGCTCAACTGCTCCGTCCCGGGagattcacatttttacttCAACCTCTTACACGCCACAAGCAACATCATCCACATGCAGGGACGAGACGTCATCCTGGGTCTCTTCTCCACGCCACCAAACAG CATCCCTGGCTctgcggtgtgtgtgtttgacatgcAGCAGCTCGCTCATGTCTTTGAGGGCCGGTTTAAAGAGCAGAAATCCCCTGAGTCTATTTGGACTCCCGTACCGGACGAGGCAGTGCCCAAACCCAG ACCAGGGGGATGTGCAGTGCAGGGATCCAGATTTAGCTCCTCTACCACGCTGCCGGATGAGGTGCTGAACTTTGTGAAGACCCACCCACTGATGGACGAGACCGTTCCACTACTGGGGCACAGACCCTGGGTGGTCAAGACTATGGGCAG ATACCAGCTGACATCCATGGTGGTGGACACAGAGGCTGGTCCCCATAAGAACCGTACAGTCTTGTTCCTGGGCTCGACTCGAGGAACCATCCTCAAGTTTCTGATGATTCCCATTGGAGATTCTGTCTCCCACAGCAGTGTGTttctggaggaggtggaaggatTCAACCCAGAGAA GTGTGGTGAGGACTCTCCTCAGGCTCGTCAGCTTTTGTCTCTGTCACTGGACCGGACCAGCCACACTCTGCTGCTGGCCTTCCCCTCCTGTCTGGTCCGAGTGCCCACATCTCGCTGCCACCTGCACTCACGCTGCATGAA gAGTTGTCTAGCCTCCAGGGACCCATACTGTGGCTGGACCAGAGGCAGCACCTGCTCCTTCCTGAGACCAGGCACACG GCTGCCTTTTCAACAAGATGTGGAATATGGAAACACCACCTCCCATCTAGGAGACTGTGATG GAATTCTACAGCAGAGTTTGCTGATTGAACCGGAGAGCTTGGTCTCCCTCAACCTGCTTGTGGCGTCTGCAGTTTCTGCGTTCACCATCGGGGCAGCGCTCTCCGGCCTCGCCGTGTGCTGGATCATGGCCCACAAGCCCACCAACCGTCGCCACGGCAACACCTCCCAGTCCTCTATCCAGCGGCGTGAAAGAGGCCTACTGAGTAACGGAGGCGGGATGGGAGGCTCCGTGCTCAGCGTGACACGGCAGGGAGGCGGGGAGCGCCCCTGCTCTCAGGGCGGGGAAACCCTGTTTGTCATGCCCAACGGCTGGGTGAAGTCAGGAGAGCTTGACCCGGGTTTCCTGCCAACCCCGGAGCACACGCCCCAGCAGAAACGCAGAGGCCTACGACTGTCGGACTCCAACTCTGGAGGGTGGGACACCAGCCAGACGTACCTGGGGGGAGGCTCTGTGGGTCTGGGTTCACCCTGCCGTATACCCCCTTCCGTCTACCTGACGACCAGACTCTTCCAGCAGGGGGGAGGCGGGAGACACAGTGGTGAGGGCCGGGGGAATGACACACCACGCCAGCACTATGTATGCCTGAGCAAGCAAGAAAAAGGAGGGAAGGGGACGCCCAAAGCCCCTCTCAGGAAGTCTGCAGGAGAATATGTATACCCCATGACCCCCCAGGACTCGCCTGAGCGCAGGAGGGTGGTCTCAGCACCCAGTGCCCCCATGGAGTATGGCGAGCCGCTGCCTTTGCGCTGGCCAGCCCCAGAAGGATACATCCTCAGCAGCCACGGCATGGTCCCCGTCCCCCTGCCTCCAGCCTCGATGCCCGCTCCCAGTGGCCAGGCTTACGTGTCCCAGCAACACGCCCCCGGGCTAAGCAGAGCCCTGCTGAGAGGGGCCCTGGAGCGAGGGGAGCTGGGCGAGCTGGTGGATCTCAGCCAGCTGATGAGTAAGAAGAACTGCAGCGATAGGACTCAGGCTGGCCAGTGA